CCCTTTAGACACGTGCATCCTTATACCTTAGCCACATAAATATCAACTTTAACTATATTTTTCCGAGTTCGCGAATATCAAATAACAAATCAAGATCTATAACTAAAAATTCATCAACCAATTAAAATCATTCCAATCACGATTTGTCCTTCAAAATTTTCCATTCCCAATTATCCATAGCCAATCTAAAGCCACACCCGCGAATATTCCACCTAGAAGAAACATTACCAAAATGTTCCCCAATGCATTTGCTTCTGGACCCTGAAAAAATCCAACCAAAAACGTTATCTCCTGATAATCTTTATTCTACACAATTATATcaatgtcatccaaatacaacACAATTCTCATTATAAACTCCTATAATTATGTAGATTTTCATAGTAAAATGTCTTAACAATAAAAAAGAATAGAAACATAATGCTTTTTATTGCATTTATCACAATAAAAAAAAGATCAACTTTTTCTTTTAATACTCACCGTGCAACCTTTAGGAGCTACAGTCATGACACATACAGTGAGGTAACCATTTGTCAATCCAAGTAAGGATATAAGCATGATCATCCAACCTTGATCACCATATTTTGCAGTGAAATAAAATGCTGGAACAAATAAAAAACGTGCCAATGTAGCAATCATTAGCCATTTTCTTGATTCAATCTTAAGAAACCCGATTAGAGGAATGTATCTGGATATCAGATCCCAAGCATTGTACATTGCTATTAGAACAAGAGGGTacctattaaatttaaaaaaaaaaaaacaccattaaATTTTGTGCATTTGCTACATGTGACAAGACTTTATTAAGGATATGATATGAAGGTTATTTATGTCTTTTGCTAAAAATAGAGCATCTCTTTTCACCTTTTTGGACAAACAAAAATTTGCAAAGACAAAATTACCAACTTTTTGTCTAGTGTTCTCAACTTTTTGGATGGGACAATTTTTGTCTATGTAGGACAAAAAATGTCAGTTTTTGTCACCTAAAAAGTAAAAACGTTTTAAATTGATTTAACATGAATTTACCATGAACCCAATTGGTGGTGTCCTGTATTTTCATACAAGAATCCAGGGAAAATGGAGAGAGTAAGGACATATATCAAGAACAAATCCAATGCATAATCGATGTTTTTGACGAGAAGTTGTTTAGTGCTCAATCGTTCAGGAACCTTAGCATCGATATCAGTCTGCAAAAAATaccaaaaaggtaaaaaaaaaaaaaaatcgattttacaaATGTTACATGATTAACATAAAATAAGAGAAAATATTACTGTTCCATTTGATTCAGTTTGGATGCCTGCAGCTGCGAGATCAGATGAAACAGTTTTTGATCCTTCTTTTGCTGCTTTTGTGCGATAATATTTCACAATCGGTAATTTACCAAACACAAAGGCGTATAGAAGAATGCAAAGAAACTCAGAGAATGTTGAGATTCCGAGGAATAAAACTGCGAGAAAAAACAAACTAAAATTTAAGATCGGATATTTGACTagaatcttttggaaaaaaatATGATACATACTTGCCCCTTTTCGTAAACCATGGGGAGATTTGTCAAATGCGGCTTTTGTAATTAGCCTTAAACCCGATGTTACAATACCGGATGCTCCCAAACCCGCAAAAAATGACTGAAAGATCCGACAAAAGAGTCAACAAACATTTATTGCGAAAAAAATTTCttgtaaaattcaaaaattttgagtttaaaaatcaaaataaatataaaaacttaCTTGCATGAATTCTGGCTTCATGAAGGCTAAGTCTCCAACCATTCCACCTTGAACATGAGCATCGGCTACTCCAAATCCGGCAACAAAAACACATATACCGATGTAATTTCCAATTCCACCCTTCCCTGATGTGGCTAAATCTATCTGTATAAACAAGTTTAGAAGGGTGTTTTCGGAATAAAAATACAATTACTAGGTCAAAACTCAAAAGGCGAAAGCTTGACTTACCACAATGAGGGCTAAAGTGCATAAAAAGAATAAGATGTATCCTGCAATGTTACGTTTCCTAGTGTCGATTTTTGACTCGTTATATGCAAGTATTGCTATTGTTCCTATTGCGAAGGGTTGGTAGACCAAGGTAAGTACTCTTGATGGATGATAATCCTGCGAAAAGAATTAACAATTTGTTCGATTGACGAAAAGAAATTAAGCAAATTGaaggatttgaagcctttttTACTTACTGGAAATAACTCATAGTAGTAGTCTCCTATGGTTAACATACTATTCCATGCGACCAAAGATCCAAATCCAAGAATCCAACATACCAAAATTGCAAGAAACTTCCCCTGAGAATTCAAAATATTATCGTTTCTTGAATTATTCATAGTTTAAGCTAAAAAAATAAGGGAAATTGGTTCCAAAATTTGTGGAGTTTTGTAAAGATATTTGAGAACAAACCTCAAGTTTCACTGGAGTTTCGTTTGGAGCAGCGACATTCATAACTGCCATACTGTATAAACAGAGATAGACGAAAGATTATGATTTTCCGAACCCAAGAAGAAATTTGCAAGATTG
The genomic region above belongs to Lactuca sativa cultivar Salinas chromosome 4, Lsat_Salinas_v11, whole genome shotgun sequence and contains:
- the LOC111897132 gene encoding equilibrative nucleotide transporter 3, which gives rise to MAVMNVAAPNETPVKLEGKFLAILVCWILGFGSLVAWNSMLTIGDYYYELFPDYHPSRVLTLVYQPFAIGTIAILAYNESKIDTRKRNIAGYILFFLCTLALIVIDLATSGKGGIGNYIGICVFVAGFGVADAHVQGGMVGDLAFMKPEFMQSFFAGLGASGIVTSGLRLITKAAFDKSPHGLRKGAILFLGISTFSEFLCILLYAFVFGKLPIVKYYRTKAAKEGSKTVSSDLAAAGIQTESNGTTDIDAKVPERLSTKQLLVKNIDYALDLFLIYVLTLSIFPGFLYENTGHHQLGSWYPLVLIAMYNAWDLISRYIPLIGFLKIESRKWLMIATLARFLFVPAFYFTAKYGDQGWMIMLISLLGLTNGYLTVCVMTVAPKGCTGPEANALGNILVMFLLGGIFAGVALDWLWIIGNGKF